A region of the Struthio camelus isolate bStrCam1 chromosome 4, bStrCam1.hap1, whole genome shotgun sequence genome:
GATTTAGGGGGGCAGAAGGGAGGGGAATGTAGTGAGCAGCAATGAACTGGGCAATTAGGCTGGACTGCAAAGCTTATTTAATTCCTTCCTTGTGTCCAGGTCTATTGAAACTGTATTTTACAGCTTTCCGAGTTGAATACGCGTTCATGGAAACAACATACAGACACATGATTGTGACTCTTGCTGCTTCACAGGTCACTATTGTCTTAAGGATTGAGTGTGGGCTGGTTTCTCAGAAATCCTGAGTTACAGTGCTGATTTCGCAGTAAGAAAAAGTCACGTGCATTTATGAGTAAATTTCTCAGTCTCTATGCTTTTGATCTTCCTGCCTTACTGGATATTTGAGGCTAAAGACTTCACTTGCCATATCTTAGTGACTGCTTTGCTAGAGAACTTTTGAGTTGCTTTATTGTTTCATGGTATGAATAATTTTCTTATTCACTTTCAGATTCTTGCAGAGGTACTTCTGAATCCACCTGTGTTGTGGAATATGGAAGAGCTGTGGACATCAGCTACCTGCAGTACTTGTGGGAAGCTCAAGAAGCCATCCTTCAGTGTCTGAAAGACTGCAAGGTTTGGTCTGCCTTTTATGATGGAGAAAATCCTGATCCAGACACTTTTATCCAAACACTTGCTGAGGAGAACGATAAAGATGTGGAACACCCCATGTTTCACCTCCAGCAAAGGACAGCTAGTGTGTGTAGCTCCTCTCAGATAACTCCGTTCAGTGAGAAGATGCAGCTGGAGCTAGAATGGGATGATAGCTATGACACAGGGATTTCTGCTGGTTCTGATGTGAGCTCACCCCATCCATATGACGAGCAGGGAAGCACAGAAATGCAGCTACCTGCAGAGCCGCCAAAACACATtcaagagatgaagaaaaatgcAATCATGCTCATCAAGGGATCTTACATAGAGGAATCGGACTTTCAGGACGATGTCATGGTTTACAGATTGTGTGCCCAGAAGGATGCTCAAGATGATGACAACTCTGAGAAGAAAGCTTTAAACGTAGCCAGAGAACATCAAGTCAAAAGCCAGACTGTTAACAATGGgcctcttgcaaacagccagctgGAAATGGACTTGGATGAACACAGTAAGAGAAATTCAGGCTTGACTCAAGGTATAACAAAAGAACAGGCAAACCAGAAAATGACTGAGGTTGTTCCACAGCTAGACTTGGAGCTGAAACCTGCTCCTCAGGAGGCAGATCGTAACTTAAACATAAGACTGTTGAGCACAGATGGTGAGGATTTCATTGCACACTATGACAGAATTATTAAGGAACTGGATCCAAGCAGTGCGAGCTTGGAGGAACAGAAGTTGGGCACTCCTGGCCCTGTGTctccagcagaagaggaggaggactttGAGAATTTCTCAGCAGACACCCCTTCTGCAGAAAGCATGTCATCTTCCTTCGGACCAAAGGAGGATTGCTTTCCCAGGCATGCTGCCAGGAGCCAGAGTACTCCATTTACAGGTGGAGTGTCCTGTTAGTTGCATACATAGCAAATATCAAGGACTGGCGATTAAAGGTGGCCAAAAGAGATCCCACTGGGCAGCGTGAGTCATAAATGTATAGAACAAGGAACAGTCCTAGCACTAAACAGGACATAGCCCATGTAGCTGAGGCTAGCCCAAGGCGAATGAAAGAGATGGAATATAAAAGCAGAGCATTCGGTGTAGTGAGAGCAAATGGTGGCTGCTCAGTTCTTTTTTGGccactttttcttttgtaattgttTAAAATCTTGAGATAGGATTATGTTGCTTGTATGCCAGACCTCCGTCATTCTAGAGGAAAAGTCCCCTATTGAAAGGGGAACGGAGTAATTGTTCCAGCCAGGTTACCTCATGAATATTTGTGGTGGCTTCTACCTCTGATGCTGCAGATAGGGTATCatgttgccattttttttctctgctatttcaCGTTTAAGCACGAGGTGGCAGCACTGGTGCCGTTTCTGGGCATGCCTGTCTGCAAGCCATTGTCCTGGCATCCTGTTGTTCCAGTGTCAGGGCTGCCCTCGCTCTTGGCACACTTTGCTGTCTGGTGCCAGACACCAGTTAAAGTTTGGTCTCTGGACTGTGTAAACCATTCAAGAAGCAGAGTGGTTCTGGGAGGTCAGAGATGTATTTTTGATCTGCGTTTGTGCAGCTCCTGGCACCGCAAGCTCCTGATCTTTAATTAGCGCAcagtaatgcaaataataaaGAATGTATCCAAATTTTCTCACGCAGAGCAAAACCTCTATAAGCTGACTTATAGAGGTTCAGttggaaggaagggaggggaaggcatCATTTTTATCCAGGGGAAGGCAGTCTTTTCTGGCTCAGCTGTGGCCAGCATGCCTGGCACTCTCTCTTAATTATATGAAAAACTCAACCTGTGTTTCCCATCCATTTGCTACTTTTGCTGTGATGGTAATTTCCTTGCACCAGAAGCTAATCACATTCAAACCTTTTTGTTTCCTATTACCTGCTGTCAAATGTAGCTCAAAAATGTTGTTCCTGCCTCTTTCATTCTTCATGCAGTACCTTCCTccatttgttcctttaaaaacaaaaaaacatagaaaacccAAAGCCTGGCTGTTTGCTCCCCGCAGCACTCTTGACTCTTTGGCTCCTCACTTTTCTTTAATGGCTGTCTTAGGGATTGCAAGTAAGGAGATGTTCATAAAATGCCTTGGAAATGTGAGACTGCAGTATCCTTCGAATATGAAGGATACATGTGAATTGGAGTGACTTATTACATATACAGACATATGGAATTaggattttctgttgttttcactgCTTTGGGATATTGTCCTGAGGTGGGGCTTCTTGATGCAGAATCAAATAACCAGATAGAGGTGTCTGCCCTCCGTAGGTCTCAGCAGTGCAAAGATACTCTGTTCAGCTCCATGGATCTGTAAAGAAAATGTTGGTATGTGGATGTAGCCCAGGTTCCATTGGTGTCTATGTCtaatttaaaagcattaaacACAATCGTTCCTATTTGCCCCTGAACAAGGAAGAATGTGATGTGCAGTAACAGGGATATAGTGCATCAAACTccttttttctatgtatttatttatttatttggataaATCAGTGCTTTATAGGCACGTGGAGATACATAGACAGGAAGGGAGTAATTTTTTTGACTTCTAATCTGTTTATCCTGTTCCTTACAACTCTGCTTAGTTGcttggatttttattttgatgatgtCTTGGAAAAAGTCACCTTACCACTGAGACagttttatttatgtaatttGGTAACATCTCTTGGAGTGGCATGCAGTGTTTGTTACAAACATCTAGGTTCAGCCTTATCTACTCAGATCTGATGCTTGACCTGGAAGAGAGAAACTGTGATTTAGCTCAACTCCTCCTCTGGGCATCCCTCTTTCtaaagctcccctctgcactgtGGTCCTTGGGAGCTCTAGGCAAACCCCTCCGTGAATACTGGAGGGGCAAACAGGAGGTTACATTGGGATAGGAGAAATTGTATACGTCAACACCGTCTTTCTAGGCTGCTGCGTTGGGTACCCAGGCAGGGGGGGATTCCTCCAGAGCGTGATACCGACTTCACTTTGACTGTTGTTGTGGCACATAAAGGTAGGAGCCACATAAAGCCTCATCTGCGCTTGCACTCCTGCCTCTCCTTGTGAGCGGAGCTGTGCCGCTCTTAGCAGTGATGGACAGGTCTCAAGGGAGAGCTCGTTTTGCACTCACAGTAATTGTAAAACAAAATAGACTTCAACCTTTAGCGATGCTTTGTTAGGTGAAGTGACAGTGCACACACTTGCGATTTGGTCCTCGCTGTCGTGCTGGCACAGACTTCCTTCGGCCTCTGCCGTAATTTGCAGCAGTCGCATTAGGCTAGTCTAAATTGCGCCCGGGTGGCTCCAGCCCTGAAAGGCCAGTTGCTAGCTGGGGGCAGCTGGAACGCGATCGGATTTTGGCTGCCTTCTCGACTCTAGAAATGCCCCTAGCACCTGTCTTCTGCCAGGGACAAGGGCAGCAGTGTTCAAAGTTGGCAATTTGGCAGCTGTGCCACCGAGGGACTCTTCTGCAGGGTTTCCCGAGCTTGTATGCAGTCAGAATATTGTAGTGGGACTGACTTTGGGCGAGGGCCGATCCTAATGTTTTATTTGTGATTAGGTCACTTTTACAGATTGCCTCAAGCAACTCACCTGCTCGACTGTCTAGCAATATGTCTTGAAATCCATTATTATTTGGTTAACGGTATGCTTAGCTTGGCAAAGGTATCTTAAGCTTGAGCACGAAGAGTTTATGCACTTTCATGGTAAATGGTTCCATATTTCAGTGGTTGTCCTGCAAAATGAATACACAAACTAAAGCTATTATTTAGTGGTGACATTTATATGATAAAATCTGCATCTCCATCTACCAATAATTTTGCttataaatctatttttatgtCTCCCATGCTTTGTGTGACTGTTTGCAGTGCTAAAAATGCCTTTTGCTGAGATGTGAACTATCACAGGTTTTGTTTTTACGTTTAGAGCAGGGTTTTCACGTTTTATGTAGAACAGCACAATTTTGATAAGACAAGGAAGCTGGCTATAATTTACTTTGCCCAGGCCTTCTGTGGAATTAAGGCGCAACAACAGTAAAAAGGACAGATTCTGTTTGCATTGAAATTAGTGGCACCCTTCCAATTAACTTCAAGGGGAATAGGCCATAACACATTAGGCTAAATCCTTATTTGCTCATATAAAGTAGAATACTTGTGCATGTTTAATATGCCATTACTGTAAGCGGATTGGCTAGCTCGCTGAAGTGCTTTTGCTCAGGGTAGTTTTTAACATCTCCTGTTAACTCTGTGCGTTTTGTCTGTtcagatatattttgttttttcccttgctggCTTTAATTAGCATGTAGGAGGTCGGTTTTGGCTGATTGTGATGAGCAAAATTCCttttaaatgcttatttcttGGATTTTAGGATTTTTCTTCCGTGAAAAAGAAAACCATTGGTGGTTCTTCCTTTCTTACAGGACCGTTCATCAGCGTAGTGCTGTCGAAGCTGGAGAACATGCTGGAGAATTCCTTGCATGTGAATTTGCTGCTTATTGGGATTATTACTCAGCTGGCAAGTTACCCACAGCCTCTTCTTCGCTCCTTTCTGCTCAACACCAACATGGTATTTCAGCCTAGCATACGGTCACTTTATCAGGTACCTGATCACAAGCGTCAGTCATGCCTATTCCGCATTGGAACagtatttttgttgtgttttttctgtAGCTATTTTCAGTTCCCCCTGTTACTCTCTCACCCATCTGAGAGCCTCTCTCATCTCATCTTgatgttttaattatatttgtgCAAAGAACCGGAAATTCTGTCTGACCATAACTTTTGTCATAACTCTTTTTTAATGCAGGTACAGAAAGCCTAGAGCGTTCAGACTATGGCTGCATTGGGCTCAAGGGAGGAAAAAGTAATTGTTACTGTTATTTTGGCAGGTGCTGGcatctgtgaaaaataaaattgaacatTTTGCTTCCATTGAAAAAGACTTCCCAGGTCTTCTCCTGCAAGCCCAACAGTACTTACTTGTTCGTGTGGATGCATCTGATGCAGGCGAAGAATTGCTAACCAAAGGTAAATATTAACCATACTCACAGAGGAGTGCTATGGGGAATGACTCACCAGTTACCTCTCTTGTTTTCTACAGTATGATTAGAAATAGGTGTGTTGCATTATGAATATCATTAACCAGCTGTACACTTCTGAGTTGAAACTGAGGATCCTCAGTAGGCCACAGTATATGGATCTGTTTGGATATGCTCTGCTCTTTAGAAgcttttattatgtttttgcTACAGAAAATGCCTGTCTAATGCCTAACAAAGTCAGTTCTTGCTTGGCTTACTTAAGTTCAGCAGTAAACAAACTTGCTTTCAAGGCGTGAGGTAAGGTGGCATATGCGCATGATTTCGTTTTATTTTTAGCCTGACCTTCAGCTAGTCATTAGTTCTTTATTTGTAAATGTTAGGGAGGATAGAAGTCCAGAATGAATTTGTTTCTGCAATGATTAAATAAGGCCTCATATCGTGGATTAGACTGCTAATAAGGGAAGTAGATATGAGCCAAAAAACTTTGAGTACGCTCTGTTGAGTGAAAGCATAAAGCATAGCATAAATGAGGGGTGCCAGCCAGGACACTGCAAGAGCGCTGAGGAGTTAAAGAGGCCTGGACCGAAAAGCCTGTGGTCCAGCTGACTTCTGTAACATCGGCCCAAGCACAAGGTACGCTGCACCTGTCTTTGCAGCTGCCAGTATTTACACTGCCGTGGGGAAGTTAATAtgcataaataaacaaaatgaagactCTTGCTGCCTAACTGAGGAATTTCCAGAGGCAGCGGGGTGACTGACAGTGTTGGGGGCCCTGACCTGGAGACACGTCCTGTGCTAGGGTTGCTGCTGAGCAGTCAGCCTTAGCTATTCCATTAAATGCTACCTTCCCACATGATGGGAACGCTTTGAATTTGGTGAGAACAGTGACCGCAGTTAGTACGTACTGAGCTGTAGGGTTTGAGAGAGTCTGCTTTTACAGAGGTGTTTTTATTGATCGTTTGGAGTAGATAATGAACCATCCCACTCTGCCTAGACCTCTGTGAAGATGATGATACTTTGGGGGATCCTTTATATGCCTCTttaattgtattttcattttttcaaggctctgattaacaatttttttttagtttctagtCAGCATGGTATGTGTCTCTAAGATTTGCAGTACATCTAGTCTGCAAAATTATAGTCTCACTACGGCTGCTTCTGGAAGAATTAGTCTGTGAAGGTGCATGCTGTAAATGAGCTGTTTATTGCAAATATCGGTAGGGGTTGAAGCACTACATTCTGGCACCATAGATTAGAGAGCCTTACAATTAGATGGTATTGTAGCTGCTATGTGGGAGACAAGATTAGGAGGCAACATCTAATGTCCTTTTTCAGGTACTGGCAATAAAAACTTTATACAATGCATTCCCAGTGGAAATTCATCCATCTGAGTATACTCGCAAGCGTTACACTTCAGAGATTTCCGTGCTGGTTAGTCATACCCCAGTTAAATAAAACAGGCAGTGATTTTGGCGTTTATTTGTGCTTCCTATTTTACATCAGTTTTTGTGGGCTTCAAAATTTGTCAGGTCCCCTCACACTGGTTACTCTCTAGGAACTTGAAAAAGAGGCTGCTTAGTCACCCTGTTCagcacattttcttctgttttgtggcAGCCACTGTAAAAAATTGCACCTCTTGACAAATGGGTAGGGAGTAAATAAATGTGTAGATAACTACAGATTTGGCTCCCAACCAGACTAGTGATGCCAGCAATCAAACTCTAGTTCTTGGGGCAAGTTGCCTCACTAGTCCATCAGCATGCACCGGGTCAATTAAGGTAGGAAGGAACAACTATACTAATGGTAAATGAAACAGAATGGGGAGATGCTGTCGGTTGCTTGCATGATGCTCAAAGGTTGCATTAAAGCTAATATAAAAGCTTCTATTAAAGCTAATATTAAAGCTTCTCTGGGGTTCTTTTGGCAGTGGAAGTGATGAATAACCCCAGACAATTTTCCCTGAAGGTCTGAGCACAACTGAACTTCTACAGAATTCAGGCCTGAAAAATGGAAGCCAGACTTATTGACCAGCACAGATGTAAAATACAAATTTTCCAAAGCGTTTCCCTTCTCTTGACAGTGACAGTTTCCAAAAATGTTCTAGCAGTAATGGACGATTAATTTTCTGCTTGCAGTAGCATATGGCTTGCTTATCCAGTAGCTTGGATTAGGGCTAGATACGTAGAGCTGTCATGATCTAGATCCCATATGAGATGCTGCCCTTCCTTTAGCACACTGGTAACAACGTCCCCAGAGCGCTAATGTTCTCAATTTCTCAACTGTATGATTCAGTTTACATCCTAACCCTAGAAAGAAGTGGACAAGCtcgactgaagaaaaaaatcaaatctctggTCCCCAGACCagctttctctgtgtgtgttcggtgggattttttgttttgtttttttgcttgtttgtttgggtatttttaaagcagtttagtCTGAATCAAAAAGTTTTTGTGGAAATGTGTCACTTTTGCCTTTTGAAaggaagagtttaaaaacaaaaactaaacttAACTCTGACAGCATACTAACATTCCGGTTATATTGcctaaactatttaaaataattacaaaattttTTGACAGTGttagaaaatctttaaaaaaaaaaaaaaacctttccagggAGGCTCAGACCTTCATCTTTTCATTGTAATTCATAATTTAAGCTGTGTTTCTTCCCACAGTCAGAATTTTCCACAGAACTGCagttcttctgctctgtgtctagTAGATAGAAATGTGTAGAATAACAGTACGAATGATTGATAAGTCTGGAGATGGAGAGGTTTTTGGAAACTCAGAAAGAGTACAACTCTGCTAGATGATTAAGATTAAAATTTATTTCGATGTTTGAAAGTGTACAATAATTCCTCAGTGCCTTAGAAGGACTTCATAAAAGGAACAAAAGTGCAGAGCTATTGAACACAGGAATTGCTTTGCTGCATTGAGTGAGGCACATCCATGCAGGAGTCCTCCTTGTGTTAGCTCCTTCCAGATGTTTCAGAAGAAGGCACGTGTAACCTGAGACTGAATTGTTTTAACATAAACTAGCATGCCTGTTAAGGGAAGCCTCTTCTTAATGCAGCGATGTAGTGTTTGTTTTGCTGCCTGCAGAATGTGAGctaatatcactttttttttttttttaagagttaattACACAGCTAATGAGAACACCCCCTGTTACATTACACAGAATTTTATCTGACTTAAGCTCTTGGCCTCACTGACATCTTGTGGCAGGGAGTTCtgcaagttaattttttttgtaagagaaatttagaaatatttctccCTGTTGGTGTTAAATTTTGTCACCTTTCAGTTGCACAGAACGTCATTTAATTAAAAGTGCGGTTCTGCTCTAGGTTGAAACAAGGAGCGATTGATTGAAATTTAAGTGCTGCTGTCACTGCCATTCCATACATTCTGCTGCTTAAGCCCTGCCTGGTCCTCTGAACTCTGGCAGGAGAGATCATATAGCTGTCTGTGCTGTGGAGAACCTGTggcagtttttactttttttgttgttgtttatttctcAGTGACAAGGAGTGAAGGTAAGTATAGTTGGCAGGGAGTACAGTTGTAGAAAAGTCaaattttcaaacagttttttccTTAGTTACTAACTTGCTCAAATTCTCGTGACAGTTTGCCAGCTCAGGCCTCAAATGTATTTACAATGATTaatggagaggaggagggagaaagagagagaaaagtaaaatccAAATGAGACTTTGATTCAGGAGAGGACAGAAAAGAATACAGTATCATTTTAAATTGAGAAAACCATACTGAGTTTAGATGGTAGATATTATCTAACTCTTATTTCATAAGGTTAATCCATACTATTCTTTCCCATGACTCCTCTGCTACCCACATATTTCTTTCATCAGAGCTGGAACTGAATAATATATAACCTGGGAAAAGAGGGCTAATAAAAAATGCAATAGAATTGGGCCATACAGAAGTTTAAAATGTTGGATTAGTCGAGTATCTCCTTGCACGGTCTGGGTATTGCAAACTGCAGCTCTAAACACAACCCTTGTAAACTGGGTATGGTCACTGTACCAATACCACACATGCTGCATAtattaagtctttttttcctctgctcctgaCTTTAGGTAACGTCCAGCACGACAGCAGCACAGGGCAAGGGAGGAACCTCTCCGAAGCTTCTCCAGCTGTACTCCAGCCTTTCCTGGGacataaaggaaagaaaggcCTGGCTCTTTCCAGCCTTCCCGCACACGTGAGGAATGCCGTACTCGCAGCTGCCCTTTTCCCGGAGTTCCTGAAGGAGCTGGCAGCGCTGGCGCAGGAACATTCCATTTTATGTTACAAAATACTGGGGGATTTTGAGGATTATTACTAGTATCTTTTTTCGaaggtgtttttaaaaagcttttaaacagGTTTTTAAATGCAAAGCTGCTTACAAAAGAAGGTTGTACTTTGATATTTCCTGAAAATACTTGAtctggagggggaaggaagaggcagaatGTTATTTCATGTTACCTTATATTAGGCCTTATAATTTCCCTCTGTGCTATGTAACTTATTTGAGATATTTCTGATACTGCTGTTGTTGCAGCTTCCTAGTTCATCTCCTCCTCTTTACATAGCCACCCTTCCTTAGTGTCACAGATTCCTGTCGAATTTCTGCAATAGACACTCTTGGACTGGCCAAGAGAGGCAAACATTTTAGCTTTTTCTGTTCCAGAAATACTCTTCTGAATAGCCTTCTACAAGGCAGTTTGCTCTGGAAAAGCATCACCCCATGGGGAAAGCTTCAGGTAGAGAATTATCCACAAAATCTGCACAAAGCCCCTTTATGTGAAGGGCTGTGCTTCTCCATGTCTTTGCCCTTCTTCCTCCCATCCCTCTTCCCTCAAATGGGGTTCTCACCAATCCACCTCTGAAGTCCTTTTCAACTAGTGGCTCTTGTTTTTGAATTCAAGTGGTCTTATGTGTGTTAAACCCATGACTAGCTGAAAGCAGGTGCTGGACCCAACACATACCATATTGCCTTATGTTGCAGACAGGATCTGCAGCTCTCAGCTGTTGGTCTTTGAAGTCAAATGAACTGTGTAAGTGGATGTGGATTGCAGACTGCCTGGAATTTTCCTTGCAGTTTCTCAGCGTTCTTTGATAACTACTACATTGCTACCTAAACTCTCAAGCAAGCCTTATTTAGTCAGATTTGCacaaagtacaaaagaaaatgtttctatgCAAGCTGTAATTAATGTGtagtttatttttatgcttattttaatAAGCTAAAGAAAAGCACTCAGTATCTTTCAGTAGTATTAAAAGGACAGCAGGCTGTTTTTgtcaattttttaatgaaaaaggttGGCATGCTCCTGAAAGCTGTTTGCtttgttgttggtggttttttgtGGTTAAGGGGAAAGTTAAATgctatttgtttacttttaaattaGGTGTTGGCTTTTCCTAATATTGCACTTTTGGGATGGTGAGGGGAGGACCAGACTATTCACCAGGTGCAGAAAACGAAGCAGTAACAGGGAAAGCTGTCCGCTGGTGACTAACTGCTTGAGAAAATTCTCTTCTGTGAGTAATGGGCTTCATTAGAGGAACCCAAACATGATGAATTGGTGCATCACCACTGCATTTCATCTTATCTTAGTAGCATAATTGTGCTTCCAGTGTGCTGTAGTTGGCTCTACATAAAGAGGGGTTTAGCTCAAGAAAACCGTAAACCCTTTTGTCCAGGAAAGGAACCAGCAGCAACCCCAGGAAATCTAGAGAAATGGAAGTCAGAAATAATGCTTCCATAGATTAATTCTCTTGCTAGTTGTAAATCCATAGTGCTGGGGTGCTCCAATTAATCACGTCCCTGTTCTCAAATGCACTTTCTCAGAGATTGCAAGAGAAAAGGTAGTAACATTTGATTAACACCCCCCTCCAAGTGTCTAATTAATTTCAGGTCACATTTCTGTGGAACTTGCAGTGCAGTTTAGGCTCCTAAATCCTTTAGATGCTTCTGAAAAGCTGCACCTTTCATCTACAAACTGGGAGAAGTATTCGCTGTGTGAGACAGCTGTAGGCTATACCAAGGAAAAATCCCAAAGTGCACCTCTAAGAAAACTGCCTCAAGAACTTCTCTGGGTCTGTCTTCACCTGTGTGCTGTACAGCCCTCACATCCGCCACCACTGAGGGTTGTCTGTGGCCCTCGTGTTGCTTCCCAGCCGACTCTCTGGTTCTCTTTCCCTTATAACTTGTCTCTTGTCTAAGCAACAATTCACCTTTGCATCACCATCATGTAAATCATCTTCTGACCTCCACATGGCCCTGTTTCACCTCACAAGCTTCCTTGGAAACTCAAGCGAAGCTGTAGGGTTTTTCTTAAATCTTGCTTATCCAAGTTTGAGagagctcttcctttctttttcttttttttttcctgtattgttGTTGGAAATGGGTAATGAGCAAACTAAGTTTTCTTCCCTTGTCCTAAGAAATGGCGTGTTCTTCTCCTGCTTTATTTCAACCATGCTCCAAGGTCTAGCCTGAAGGGGTTCAGTAGTGTCTTATGTGGAAAGTGTGGTAGCATCATGTAGGTAGGGTCAGTGCTTACTGTGCTCCTTACCACTTTTAGCAGGAAGTTTATGTGAACAAAAGAGAAATTACCAAATGAATGTGATCAGCAAACTTTTAATGATTCAGAATCAAGTGTTGAATGGCAGTAGTAGTCCAATCCTTTTCTAAAGGACTCCTTTTTAGAAAGGAgcaaaaaagaaggggaagaaattcTGCAGACCAGTGCTTAGTGCAGTAAATTTACTTCATGAACAatctctttccttatttttattctaaaataagaatCTTTATTCGCTGGGTAGGAGTGATATCTTTTGGGATTGTTAATTTTAGCTGGTGTTTCTAGCAAATGTGCAAACTCATGGCAATGTTCAGTTCAGTGGGCCTATTAAGGTAGATGGGGATCTTAAAATGCGGACTGCTCAGAAAAGCATCTGTAAATTTGAGGAAGGGGAGGTTTTATCTCATAAGCTGAAGTAGTTGCAAAGGAATTATT
Encoded here:
- the FHIP1A gene encoding FHF complex subunit HOOK-interacting protein 1A isoform X1, which encodes MMSSGTSLSTYRQAVSLQGVDPETCMIVFRTHWAQVLKILEKHDPLKNTQAKYGAISPDEASTVQNYVEHMLFLLIEERAKDASMGPILEFVVSENIMEKLFLWSLRREFTDETKIEQLKMYEMLVTQSHQPLLHHKPILKPLMMLLSSCSGTATPAVEAELVVLLNQLCSIIAKDPSILELFFHTSEDQGAANFLIFSLLIPFIHREGTIGQQARDALLFIMSLSAENTVVANHIAENTYFCPVLATGLSGLYSSLPTKLEEKGDEWHCLLKDDWLLSPALVQFMNSLEFCNAVIQVAHPLIRNQLVNYIYNGFLVPVMAPALHKVTVEEVMTTTAYLDLFLRSVSEPALLKIFLRFILLHRHENVHILDTLTSRINTPFRLCVVSLALFRTLIGLHCEDVMLQLVLRYLIPCNHMMLSQRWAVKERDCYSVSAAKLLALTPVCCPTGITLTLESQEKAYILWTKAAQTQGIWCSDSCRGTSESTCVVEYGRAVDISYLQYLWEAQEAILQCLKDCKVWSAFYDGENPDPDTFIQTLAEENDKDVEHPMFHLQQRTASVCSSSQITPFSEKMQLELEWDDSYDTGISAGSDVSSPHPYDEQGSTEMQLPAEPPKHIQEMKKNAIMLIKGSYIEESDFQDDVMVYRLCAQKDAQDDDNSEKKALNVAREHQVKSQTVNNGPLANSQLEMDLDEHSKRNSGLTQGITKEQANQKMTEVVPQLDLELKPAPQEADRNLNIRLLSTDGEDFIAHYDRIIKELDPSSASLEEQKLGTPGPVSPAEEEEDFENFSADTPSAESMSSSFGPKEDCFPRHAARSQSTPFTGPFISVVLSKLENMLENSLHVNLLLIGIITQLASYPQPLLRSFLLNTNMVFQPSIRSLYQVLASVKNKIEHFASIEKDFPGLLLQAQQYLLVRVDASDAGEELLTKGNVQHDSSTGQGRNLSEASPAVLQPFLGHKGKKGLALSSLPAHVRNAVLAAALFPEFLKELAALAQEHSILCYKILGDFEDYY
- the FHIP1A gene encoding FHF complex subunit HOOK-interacting protein 1A isoform X2, which translates into the protein MMSSGTSLSTYRQAVSLQGVDPETCMIVFRTHWAQVLKILEKHDPLKNTQAKYGAISPDEASTVQNYVEHMLFLLIEERAKDASMGPILEFVVSENIMEKLFLWSLRREFTDETKIEQLKMYEMLVTQSHQPLLHHKPILKPLMMLLSSCSGTATPAVEAELVVLLNQLCSIIAKDPSILELFFHTSEDQGAANFLIFSLLIPFIHREGTIGQQARDALLFIMSLSAENTVVANHIAENTYFCPVLATGLSGLYSSLPTKLEEKGDEWHCLLKDDWLLSPALVQFMNSLEFCNAVIQVAHPLIRNQLVNYIYNGFLVPVMAPALHKVTVEEVMTTTAYLDLFLRSVSEPALLKIFLRFILLHRHENVHILDTLTSRINTPFRLCVVSLALFRTLIGLHCEDVMLQLVLRYLIPCNHMMLSQRWAVKERDCYSVSAAKLLALTPVCCPTGITLTLESQEKAYILWTKAAQTQDSCRGTSESTCVVEYGRAVDISYLQYLWEAQEAILQCLKDCKVWSAFYDGENPDPDTFIQTLAEENDKDVEHPMFHLQQRTASVCSSSQITPFSEKMQLELEWDDSYDTGISAGSDVSSPHPYDEQGSTEMQLPAEPPKHIQEMKKNAIMLIKGSYIEESDFQDDVMVYRLCAQKDAQDDDNSEKKALNVAREHQVKSQTVNNGPLANSQLEMDLDEHSKRNSGLTQGITKEQANQKMTEVVPQLDLELKPAPQEADRNLNIRLLSTDGEDFIAHYDRIIKELDPSSASLEEQKLGTPGPVSPAEEEEDFENFSADTPSAESMSSSFGPKEDCFPRHAARSQSTPFTGPFISVVLSKLENMLENSLHVNLLLIGIITQLASYPQPLLRSFLLNTNMVFQPSIRSLYQVLASVKNKIEHFASIEKDFPGLLLQAQQYLLVRVDASDAGEELLTKGNVQHDSSTGQGRNLSEASPAVLQPFLGHKGKKGLALSSLPAHVRNAVLAAALFPEFLKELAALAQEHSILCYKILGDFEDYY